The region TCCAGGCGTTCTACGACCAGCTCCAGACCGCCCACGCGGCCGCGGCCGGGTCGGCGTACGACAGCACGGAGTTCGCCGAGCGGCTGCGCCGGGTGATGGAGTCCTTCCTCGACGTGGCCGAGCCCTTCCACGAGTTCGGCGGACAGTTCTTCCGCAACGCCGCCGACCCGCGCTCGCCGCTCTCCCCGTTCTCGCCGGAGTCCGCGCCGGCGCGCGAGGCGAGCACCGAGCTCTTCCGTCGCGCGGTCGAGGGCTCCGACCTCAAGGTCGCGCCCGCCCTGCGCGCGGAGCTGCCCGACCTGCTCTGGCTCCTGCACATGGGCGTGGTCCTGTTCTGGGTGTACGACGACAGCCCGGGGCAGCGACGCACGCGCACCCTCGTCGCCGGCGTG is a window of Nocardioides oleivorans DNA encoding:
- a CDS encoding TetR/AcrR family transcriptional regulator; the protein is MSDKGPARRSAKAEQTRAAIVGAALDLFKAGGYDATTMRAIADQAGVSLGSAYYYFAGKEELVQAFYDQLQTAHAAAAGSAYDSTEFAERLRRVMESFLDVAEPFHEFGGQFFRNAADPRSPLSPFSPESAPAREASTELFRRAVEGSDLKVAPALRAELPDLLWLLHMGVVLFWVYDDSPGQRRTRTLVAGVVPLVDRSVRLTRLPLVRGLVDDALGVVRQLRGA